The DNA window CAGTAGTGAACTGCACTCTGCGTCCTAATCCACTTATCGTCCATAACACTTTTATCTAGTTTTAGATAATTCAGCAACAATTTCTCCAACACAAAAGCAAACTCAGTCATCAGATCCTCCTCCCTCCGTCTCCCCTCTATGCTACGCCTGTTCTTCACGTGATTTTCTTTGTACCATTTCCAACTCCTCGCGCCTTAGAACAATAGGACAAAGAGAAAGCTACTGTGTCAACAGCAGTAACAGAGCTCACGTCTTTTCACATGCCATATTGAGCTGTTTTTCCCATAACTGAAGAAAGTATGGAACACAAGCAAGCAGAAACGGTCAAAGAGTAACTCACCTGCGTAAGTGCAGAGCACTCCACGTATTTGACGGCCTTCAGGTCCCGGGCCAGTTTTTCAGCCGTCTCTGGAGTTATGGGCTTCTGCTTGTTCTTGGCAAGTTTCTCAATTGTCGAAGGATCATCTCTTAGATCAATTTGGGTCCCAACAAGCAGAAAAGGAGTCTTTGGACAGTGGTGAGTAATTTCAGGTACCCACTAAAGAGACAAGAGACAGTACTTGTTACTAACCAGCTATTGAGACAATTCCTTGGGCATTTCCCATATCACTGCAGCAGCTCCCCTTTTAGGCAGAGTTTAACCaaccttttctttcacattttcaaaCGAAGAAGGAGAGACCACTGAAAAACAGACCAGAAATACATCTGTCTGCGGATAGCTGAGGGGTCGTAATCTATCATAATCTTCCTGACCTAGAAGAGGAGGGAACGAACACAATATTAGAGAAGATCCCCTTTGAGCCAGGGAGTAATGAAATGCTGCCCCTTTACAGGTGGTTAGGATACACATTCCAGCACAAAAGCATTACTGTGAGTAATCCTAACTCTTAAGCAAATACACATGCCCTGAATCCAAACATTCAAAGACCCtagttttcaaatacagaattcATTAAGTTGCTACGTAACAAAGAGCTGCTTAACAAAGTCACAGGAGGGCAGGGAAGCCAGATAGGAGTGCAGTCTAGCAATTTTTCAGATCAAACACCCTCAGCCTGCAGAATGCTCTCCTCAGTCATAGCCAGAAGCTGCAGAACATGGATCTAGTTACAAGACAATGAAGTCTTCTGCACTTGGtctattcatttaaaatattttgccatcaAGTTACATTACCATGCAGAGTCTGAAGTTACAGAAACAGTATGGAAAAAAGGCAATTTTGTTCGCCAGAACATCTTGACTTATACTTGCAAATAGTTGATGAAGTACCTTTTGAGTAATaaaaggggagaggagaacaCTGCTGTTACAGATGTGGGAGTAGTCAGTCCTCCCAGTAGCATTCACCTAAAAACACACCAAAGTCCCAGCACAGGCCATGCTTCCAAGGAAGCCAGGCTCTCTCCTTTGGGTCTATAAGAGAGCAGGTAGTTCCTGCAGGGCACCATTAGCACTGTCCCACCAGTCCAACTCCACACAATTTCAGTCTTACAATTCTTCCTGCTCAATTCAGCAGctctttctttttagaaagcaaaccTGGCATATAAGGCCACTGTACTTGCTGACAACCAGTTCAGAAATATTTGTTCAAAGGCCTCAGACTCCAGCCGATACTCTCTTGCCTATCATACAGGCCAAAGAGCAGCTGACTCAACACCTAGAACATCTCAGTGGAGGAAGATCTATACTTAAAGGAAGGAGGCCTGAACAGCTTTTTACAGCCATCATGCTCAACTGGATATAAGGAAGAGACTAAGCACTGAGTAAAACATCTTGCTACAATCAACAGTGTACCtcaaaaagctttgttttcacacTGCAAGGTCTAGAGAGAAAGACAGTcaggtgtttggtttttttttttaaaaaaaaaaaaaaaaaaaacacaagacagaGTCAGTAACATAGGGTTTATCCATTTTTAAGTTCTGTAACACAG is part of the Dromaius novaehollandiae isolate bDroNov1 chromosome 24, bDroNov1.hap1, whole genome shotgun sequence genome and encodes:
- the CDC42 gene encoding cell division control protein 42 homolog isoform X2, producing MQTIKCVVVGDGAVGKTCLLISYTTNKFPSEYVPTVFDNYAVTVMIGGEPYTLGLFDTAGQEDYDRLRPLSYPQTDVFLVCFSVVSPSSFENVKEKWVPEITHHCPKTPFLLVGTQIDLRDDPSTIEKLAKNKQKPITPETAEKLARDLKAVKYVECSALTQRGLKNVFDEAILAALEPPETQPKRKCCIF
- the CDC42 gene encoding cell division control protein 42 homolog isoform X1 — its product is MQTIKCVVVGDGAVGKTCLLISYTTNKFPSEYVPTVFDNYAVTVMIGGEPYTLGLFDTAGQEDYDRLRPLSYPQTDVFLVCFSVVSPSSFENVKEKWVPEITHHCPKTPFLLVGTQIDLRDDPSTIEKLAKNKQKPITPETAEKLARDLKAVKYVECSALTQKGLKNVFDEAILAALEPPEPKKTRRCVLL